One window of the Klebsiella oxytoca genome contains the following:
- the norV gene encoding anaerobic nitric oxide reductase flavorubredoxin yields MSILVKNNIHWVGQRDWEVRDFHGTEYKTLRGSSYNSYLIREEKNVLIDTVDHKFSREFVQNLRGEIDLADIDYIIINHAEEDHAGALTELMTQIPDTPIYCTANAIDSITGHHHHPEWNFKVVKTGDSLDIGNGKQLIFVETPMLHWPDSMMTYMTGDAVLFSNDAFGQHYCDEHLFNDEVDQVELYEQCQRYYANILTPFSRLVTPKITEILDFNLPVDMIATSHGVVWRDNPTQIVEKYLEWAADYQEDRITIFYDTMSNNTRMMADAIAQGITDVDPRVAVKIFNVARSDKNDILTNVFRSKGILVGTSTMNNVMMPKIAGLVEEMTGLRFRNKHASAFGSHGWSGGAVDRLSTRLQDAGFEMSLSLKAKWRPDLNALELCREHGREIARQWALSPLPLSQEKKALPEATPCTAAADLGPKMQCSVCQWIYDPEQGEPNQDVQPGTPWSEVPDNFLCPECSLGKDVFDVLASEAK; encoded by the coding sequence ATGTCCATTCTGGTTAAAAATAATATTCATTGGGTTGGCCAACGCGACTGGGAAGTACGTGATTTCCACGGTACTGAATACAAAACGCTGCGCGGCAGCAGCTACAACAGCTATCTCATCCGGGAAGAAAAAAACGTGCTGATTGATACCGTCGATCATAAATTCAGCCGTGAATTCGTGCAGAACCTGCGCGGCGAAATCGACCTCGCCGATATTGATTACATCATTATTAACCACGCCGAAGAGGATCACGCCGGCGCGCTCACCGAACTGATGACGCAGATCCCGGATACCCCAATCTACTGTACCGCCAACGCCATCGACTCCATCACCGGCCATCATCATCATCCGGAGTGGAACTTTAAGGTGGTGAAAACCGGCGACAGCCTGGATATCGGCAACGGCAAGCAGCTGATCTTCGTCGAAACTCCGATGCTGCACTGGCCGGATAGCATGATGACCTACATGACCGGCGACGCGGTGCTGTTCAGCAACGACGCCTTCGGCCAGCACTACTGCGATGAGCATCTGTTTAATGATGAAGTTGACCAGGTTGAGCTTTATGAGCAGTGCCAGCGCTACTACGCCAACATCCTGACCCCGTTCAGCCGCCTGGTGACGCCGAAAATCACCGAGATCCTCGACTTTAACCTGCCGGTAGATATGATTGCCACCTCCCACGGCGTGGTCTGGCGCGATAACCCGACACAAATTGTCGAAAAATATCTCGAGTGGGCGGCGGATTATCAGGAAGACCGCATCACCATTTTCTACGACACCATGTCCAACAACACCCGCATGATGGCCGATGCGATCGCTCAGGGCATTACCGACGTGGATCCGCGGGTGGCGGTGAAAATCTTTAACGTCGCCCGCAGCGATAAAAACGACATTCTGACCAACGTATTCCGCTCGAAAGGCATACTGGTCGGCACCTCCACCATGAATAACGTGATGATGCCGAAAATCGCCGGACTGGTGGAGGAGATGACCGGTCTGCGTTTCCGCAACAAACACGCCAGCGCCTTCGGCTCCCACGGCTGGAGCGGCGGCGCGGTTGACCGCCTGTCCACGCGCTTACAGGATGCGGGCTTTGAAATGTCCCTGAGCCTGAAGGCCAAATGGCGTCCTGACCTCAACGCGCTGGAGCTGTGCCGCGAACACGGTCGTGAAATCGCCCGTCAGTGGGCCCTCTCCCCGCTGCCGCTGAGCCAGGAGAAAAAAGCGCTGCCGGAAGCAACGCCCTGCACAGCGGCGGCCGATCTCGGCCCAAAAATGCAGTGTAGCGTTTGCCAGTGGATTTATGACCCCGAACAGGGCGAGCCGAACCAGGATGTCCAGCCGGGTACGCCATGGAGCGAAGTTCCGGATAACTTCCTCTGTCCTGAATGTTCTCTGGGTAAAGATGTATTTGACGTTCTGGCATCGGAGGCAAAATGA
- the norW gene encoding NADH:flavorubredoxin reductase NorW yields MSDGIVIIGSGFAARQLVKNIRKKDPDIPLTLIAADSMDEYNKPDLSHVVSLGQKADDLTLQTAGEFAEQYNLRLFPHTWVSDIDAENQRVKSQEREWSYDKLVLATGATPFIPPVPGRELMLTLNSQREYGAAQSQLRDAKRVLIVGGGLIGCELAMDFCRAGKAVTVVDNSASVLSALMPLEASSRLQHRLTDMGVHLMLKTQLESLEQSADGIRVTLDRQRTVTVDAVVAAAGLRPETALARHAGLRINRGVVVNSQLQTSHPAIYALGDCAEINGMVLPFLQPILLSAMSLGKTLLGQRSDLKLPPMLVKVKTPDLPLHLAGDTRREDLTWNIVAAKDGLMAKGVDSENQLRAFVVSEDRMKDAFALLKQLVS; encoded by the coding sequence ATGAGTGATGGTATCGTCATCATCGGCTCGGGCTTCGCGGCCCGTCAGCTGGTAAAAAATATTCGCAAGAAGGACCCGGACATCCCGCTGACCCTGATCGCCGCCGACAGCATGGATGAGTACAACAAACCGGATCTCAGCCATGTGGTCAGTCTCGGGCAGAAGGCCGACGACCTGACCCTGCAAACGGCGGGTGAGTTTGCCGAGCAGTACAATCTGCGCCTGTTTCCGCATACCTGGGTCAGCGATATCGACGCTGAGAATCAGCGGGTGAAGAGCCAGGAGCGCGAGTGGAGTTATGACAAACTGGTACTGGCCACCGGCGCGACGCCGTTTATTCCGCCGGTGCCGGGACGCGAGCTGATGCTGACTCTGAATAGCCAGCGAGAATACGGCGCGGCGCAAAGCCAGCTGCGCGATGCAAAAAGAGTGCTGATCGTTGGCGGCGGGCTGATTGGCTGCGAGCTGGCGATGGATTTCTGCCGCGCCGGCAAAGCGGTGACGGTCGTGGATAACTCCGCCAGCGTGCTGTCGGCGCTGATGCCGCTGGAAGCCAGCAGTCGACTGCAGCATCGTCTGACCGACATGGGCGTGCATCTGATGCTGAAGACTCAGTTGGAAAGCCTGGAGCAGAGCGCCGACGGGATTCGCGTCACCCTCGATCGTCAGCGTACGGTGACGGTTGATGCGGTCGTCGCCGCCGCCGGCCTGCGTCCGGAAACGGCGCTGGCGCGGCATGCGGGTCTGAGAATTAATCGCGGCGTGGTGGTCAACAGCCAGCTGCAAACCAGCCATCCGGCGATTTACGCCCTCGGCGACTGCGCGGAAATCAACGGTATGGTGTTGCCGTTTCTGCAGCCGATTCTGCTAAGCGCCATGAGCCTCGGTAAAACTCTGCTGGGCCAGCGGAGCGATCTGAAGCTGCCGCCGATGCTGGTGAAGGTGAAGACGCCGGATTTACCGCTGCACCTGGCGGGCGATACCCGACGCGAGGATCTGACGTGGAATATCGTTGCCGCCAAAGACGGTCTGATGGCGAAAGGGGTGGATAGTGAAAATCAGCTGCGCGCCTTTGTGGTCAGCGAGGATCGGATGAAAGACGCCTTTGCGCTGCTTAAACAGCTGGTGAGTTAA
- a CDS encoding HoxN/HupN/NixA family nickel/cobalt transporter has translation MIVTILRQQPRAAALVLALIAANLLAWGWAFAAFGGSGALMAASLLAWGYGLRHAVDADHIAAIDNVTRKMMQQGKRPFAVGVWFSLGHSSIVVLASAAIAATATAFGQQMSWFHETGSVIGTAVSALFLLAMAFINLVILRSVWRSFRAWKQGEKVSDEVAIGGGMMSWLFAKTFRLISRSWQMYLVGFLFGLGFDTATEIGVLGISAASASSGMSIWSIMIFPALFASGMALVDTLDNVLMVGAYGWAFSKPQRKLYYNMTITGTSVVVALFIGGLEALGLLMDKFSLSGGVWRWVGALNDHLGDAGFVVVGLFVACWVLSVLNYRWRGYDNLAR, from the coding sequence ATGATAGTGACGATTTTACGTCAGCAGCCGCGCGCAGCGGCGCTGGTGCTGGCATTAATTGCCGCCAATTTGCTGGCGTGGGGCTGGGCGTTTGCCGCATTCGGCGGCAGCGGCGCGCTGATGGCCGCCAGCCTGCTGGCCTGGGGCTACGGCCTGCGCCACGCGGTGGATGCCGACCATATTGCGGCGATCGATAACGTCACCCGCAAAATGATGCAGCAGGGGAAACGGCCTTTTGCCGTCGGCGTATGGTTCTCTCTGGGGCATTCGTCGATTGTGGTGCTTGCTTCGGCGGCGATTGCCGCGACCGCTACCGCCTTCGGCCAGCAGATGAGCTGGTTTCACGAGACCGGCAGCGTCATCGGCACCGCCGTATCGGCGCTGTTTTTGCTGGCGATGGCGTTTATCAACCTGGTTATTCTGCGCAGCGTCTGGCGCAGCTTTCGGGCGTGGAAGCAGGGCGAAAAGGTGAGCGATGAGGTTGCGATCGGCGGCGGCATGATGAGCTGGCTGTTCGCTAAGACCTTCCGCCTGATTAGCCGCAGCTGGCAGATGTACCTGGTGGGGTTTCTGTTTGGCCTCGGTTTTGATACGGCGACGGAAATCGGCGTGCTGGGCATTTCTGCCGCCAGCGCGTCGAGCGGGATGTCGATTTGGTCGATTATGATTTTTCCGGCGCTGTTCGCCAGCGGGATGGCGCTGGTGGATACGCTCGATAACGTGCTGATGGTCGGCGCCTACGGCTGGGCGTTCAGTAAGCCGCAGCGTAAGCTCTATTACAATATGACCATTACCGGCACCTCGGTGGTGGTGGCGCTGTTTATCGGCGGTCTGGAGGCGCTGGGGCTGTTGATGGATAAGTTTTCCCTGAGCGGCGGGGTCTGGCGCTGGGTCGGCGCATTGAACGACCATCTCGGCGACGCCGGTTTTGTGGTGGTGGGGCTGTTCGTTGCCTGCTGGGTGCTGTCGGTGCTCAACTACCGCTGGCGCGGATACGATAATCTGGCGCGGTAG
- the hypF gene encoding carbamoyltransferase HypF has product MNGVQIRIRGKVQGVGFRPFVWQLAQRLGLRGDVSNDGDGVLVRLVGDGALFLTALSQRCPPLARIDSTQTLPFAWTVAPSDFTIRQSGAGSMRTQIVPDAATCPECLAEMNNPLERRYRYPFINCTHCGPRFTIIRAMPYDRPFTSMSPFPLCPSCAAEYGDPGDRRFHAQPVACAGCGPRLEWRGSRAHLLGEDALAAAIVRLLAGDIVAVKGLGGFHLLCDAGNSEAVAKLRARKHRPAKPLAVMLATTAGLSEQAVALLTSPAAPIVLLEKKLVTGLCDLIAPGLAEVGGMLPSNPLQHLLSQALARPLVMTSGNLSGRPPALTNAEALADLAGIADGFLLHNREIVQRMDDSVVRQNGEMLRRARGYVPDALALPPGFHDAPPLLALGADMKNTFCLLRGDEAVLSQHFGDLDDEGVEGQWRQALHLMQEIYAFAPQRVVVDAHPGYRASQWAASLALPVERVLHHHAHAAACLAEHRWPLDGGDVIALTLDGIGMGENGELWGGECLRVNYRECEHLGGLPAVALPGGDLAARQPWRNLLAHCLAFVPEWQNYAETAALRQQNWPLLARAIERGINAPSASSCGRLFDAVACALGCAPLTLSYEGEAACRLEVLAATCEGVDHPVTLPWRDGELDLSTFWQQWLSWQADPAQKAWAFHDALARGLAAMMRDCAFAREIQTLAFGGGVLHNRLLKARLTFYLADFTLLFPQQLPAGDGAIALGQAVIAAARLQV; this is encoded by the coding sequence ATGAACGGGGTACAGATCCGTATTCGCGGTAAAGTGCAGGGGGTGGGCTTCCGCCCCTTTGTCTGGCAGCTGGCGCAGCGGCTGGGGCTGCGCGGCGACGTAAGCAACGACGGCGACGGCGTACTGGTGCGGCTTGTCGGCGACGGCGCGCTTTTTCTCACCGCGTTAAGCCAGCGCTGCCCGCCGCTGGCGCGTATCGATAGCACGCAAACTCTGCCGTTTGCCTGGACCGTCGCGCCGTCGGATTTCACTATCCGCCAAAGCGGGGCCGGGAGCATGCGCACGCAGATTGTACCCGACGCCGCCACCTGCCCGGAATGCCTGGCGGAGATGAACAACCCGCTGGAGCGCCGCTACCGCTATCCGTTTATCAACTGTACCCACTGCGGGCCGCGCTTTACCATTATTCGCGCCATGCCCTACGACCGACCGTTCACCTCCATGTCGCCGTTTCCTCTTTGCCCCTCCTGCGCGGCGGAGTATGGCGACCCCGGAGATCGCCGTTTCCACGCTCAGCCGGTAGCCTGCGCCGGGTGCGGACCGCGGCTGGAGTGGCGCGGTTCCCGGGCGCATTTATTGGGCGAGGACGCTTTAGCAGCGGCGATTGTTCGCCTGCTGGCGGGCGATATTGTGGCGGTGAAGGGGCTGGGCGGTTTTCATCTGCTGTGCGATGCCGGAAATTCTGAGGCCGTCGCGAAGCTGCGGGCGCGTAAACATCGTCCGGCGAAACCGCTGGCGGTGATGCTGGCGACAACGGCGGGGCTCAGCGAACAGGCGGTAGCGCTGCTGACGTCACCCGCCGCGCCGATCGTGCTGCTGGAAAAAAAGCTGGTGACTGGCCTGTGCGACCTGATTGCGCCGGGGCTTGCGGAAGTAGGGGGGATGCTGCCGTCTAATCCATTGCAGCATTTACTTTCGCAGGCGCTGGCGCGTCCCTTAGTGATGACCTCCGGCAACCTCAGCGGCCGCCCGCCGGCGTTAACCAACGCCGAGGCGCTGGCGGACTTAGCCGGGATTGCCGACGGTTTTCTGCTGCATAACCGCGAGATTGTGCAGCGGATGGATGATTCGGTGGTGCGGCAAAACGGCGAGATGCTGCGCCGCGCCCGCGGCTACGTGCCGGACGCGCTGGCGCTGCCGCCGGGGTTTCACGACGCGCCGCCGCTGCTGGCTCTCGGTGCGGATATGAAAAATACCTTTTGCCTGCTGCGCGGCGACGAAGCGGTGCTCAGCCAGCATTTTGGCGATCTCGACGACGAGGGCGTCGAAGGGCAGTGGCGACAGGCGCTGCACTTGATGCAGGAGATTTACGCTTTTGCGCCGCAGCGGGTGGTGGTCGACGCTCATCCCGGCTATCGCGCTTCGCAGTGGGCGGCGTCGCTGGCGCTGCCGGTGGAGCGCGTTTTACACCATCATGCCCACGCTGCCGCCTGTCTGGCAGAGCATCGCTGGCCGCTGGACGGTGGCGACGTAATCGCCCTGACGCTTGACGGCATCGGGATGGGGGAGAACGGCGAACTGTGGGGCGGCGAGTGCCTGCGGGTCAACTATCGCGAGTGCGAGCACCTCGGCGGCCTGCCGGCGGTGGCGCTGCCCGGCGGCGATCTTGCGGCGCGTCAGCCGTGGCGCAATCTGCTCGCCCACTGCCTGGCGTTTGTCCCTGAGTGGCAGAACTATGCTGAAACCGCCGCGCTGCGTCAGCAAAACTGGCCGCTGCTGGCGCGAGCGATTGAACGCGGTATTAATGCACCCTCAGCATCGTCGTGCGGGCGTTTGTTTGATGCCGTCGCCTGCGCGCTGGGCTGCGCGCCGCTCACTCTGAGCTATGAGGGGGAGGCAGCCTGTCGTCTGGAAGTGCTGGCGGCGACCTGCGAAGGCGTTGATCACCCGGTGACGCTACCGTGGCGAGACGGCGAGCTGGACTTGTCGACCTTCTGGCAGCAGTGGCTGAGCTGGCAGGCGGACCCGGCGCAAAAAGCGTGGGCCTTTCATGATGCGCTGGCCCGCGGGCTGGCGGCAATGATGCGTGATTGCGCGTTCGCGAGGGAGATACAGACCCTGGCCTTCGGCGGCGGGGTATTGCACAACCGCCTGCTGAAGGCGCGATTGACCTTTTATCTGGCCGATTTTACTCTGCTCTTTCCGCAGCAGCTTCCCGCAGGCGACGGTGCGATTGCCCTCGGCCAGGCGGTCATCGCTGCGGCCCGCCTGCAGGTTTAA
- the hydN gene encoding electron transport protein HydN translates to MNRFIIADASKCIGCRTCEVACVVSHQENQDCAALTPKNFLPRIHVIKGVNVSTVTACRQCEDAPCANVCPNGAISRDQGFVHVMQERCIGCKTCVVACPYGAMEVVVRPVIRHSGAGLNVMAEKAEANKCDLCYHREEGPACMDACPTHALICIDRNKLEQMNIEKRRRTALAW, encoded by the coding sequence ATGAACCGTTTCATTATTGCCGACGCAAGCAAATGCATCGGCTGCCGCACCTGTGAAGTGGCCTGCGTGGTCTCTCATCAGGAAAATCAGGACTGCGCCGCGCTGACGCCAAAAAACTTTTTACCGCGTATTCACGTGATCAAAGGCGTCAATGTGTCGACGGTTACTGCCTGTCGTCAGTGCGAAGACGCGCCGTGCGCCAACGTCTGTCCGAACGGCGCGATTAGCCGCGACCAGGGCTTCGTCCACGTGATGCAGGAGCGCTGCATCGGCTGCAAAACCTGCGTGGTGGCCTGCCCGTACGGCGCAATGGAAGTGGTAGTGCGTCCGGTTATCCGCCACAGCGGCGCCGGGCTGAACGTGATGGCGGAAAAAGCCGAAGCCAACAAGTGTGACCTGTGCTACCACCGTGAGGAAGGTCCGGCCTGTATGGATGCCTGCCCGACCCACGCGCTGATCTGCATCGACCGCAATAAGCTCGAACAGATGAATATCGAAAAACGCCGCCGCACCGCGCTGGCCTGGTAA
- a CDS encoding LacI family DNA-binding transcriptional regulator: MATMLEVAKRAGVSKATVSRVLSGNGYVSQETKDRVFQAVAESGYRPNLLARNLATKKTQTLGLVVTNTLYHGVYFSELLYHVARMTEDKGRQLILADGKHSAQEEREAIQYLLDLRCDAIIIYPRFLSVDEMDEIIENHEQPIMVLNRRLRRNASHCVWSDQKASAMMAVEKLIALGHREIAFITGSLDSPTGVERLSGYKDALARHGIDLNKDLIVEGRWTPETGAAGVETLRQRRVGYSALVASNDDMAVGAMKQLHQIGVKVPEQVSVVGFDDIVLAPYMVPALSSVKVPVTEMIKESINRLIVMLDGGDFKFMQTFPGELIERESMISGPHA; the protein is encoded by the coding sequence ATGGCAACGATGCTGGAGGTAGCGAAGCGCGCGGGCGTATCAAAGGCTACCGTTTCGCGAGTGCTGTCGGGGAACGGCTACGTCAGCCAGGAGACCAAAGACCGGGTGTTTCAGGCGGTGGCTGAAAGCGGCTACCGGCCGAATCTGCTGGCACGTAACCTGGCGACGAAAAAGACGCAGACCCTCGGGCTGGTGGTGACCAACACGCTGTATCACGGCGTCTATTTCAGCGAACTGCTCTACCACGTGGCGCGAATGACGGAAGATAAAGGACGGCAGCTGATCCTCGCCGACGGTAAGCACAGCGCGCAGGAGGAGCGTGAGGCGATTCAGTATCTGCTCGATCTGCGCTGCGATGCGATTATCATCTACCCGCGCTTTCTCAGCGTCGATGAGATGGATGAGATCATTGAAAATCACGAACAGCCAATAATGGTGCTTAACCGCCGCCTGCGCCGCAACGCCAGCCACTGCGTCTGGTCCGATCAAAAAGCTTCGGCGATGATGGCGGTGGAAAAGCTTATCGCGCTGGGCCATCGGGAAATCGCGTTTATTACCGGTTCGCTGGATTCGCCAACCGGCGTTGAGCGTCTCTCGGGCTATAAAGACGCGCTGGCCCGCCACGGCATTGACCTGAATAAGGATCTTATCGTCGAAGGCCGCTGGACGCCGGAAACCGGCGCTGCCGGGGTGGAAACGCTGCGCCAGCGCCGGGTCGGCTACAGCGCGCTGGTGGCGAGCAACGACGATATGGCGGTTGGCGCGATGAAACAGCTGCATCAGATCGGCGTCAAGGTCCCGGAGCAGGTCTCGGTGGTGGGCTTTGACGATATCGTGCTGGCGCCATATATGGTTCCGGCGCTCTCCAGCGTCAAAGTCCCGGTGACGGAGATGATCAAAGAGAGCATTAACCGGCTGATCGTTATGCTCGACGGCGGTGATTTCAAATTTATGCAAACCTTCCCCGGCGAGCTGATTGAACGCGAGTCGATGATTTCCGGCCCGCATGCCTGA
- the ascF gene encoding PTS cellobiose/arbutin/salicin transporter subunit IIBC — MSKNYAALAQQIITAIGGAENVAAVTHCMTRLRFVVKDNERVDSATLKGLKGVLGVVRSDNQCQVIVGNTVSQAYREVVALLPGDLRPAETQGKPPITLKRIGAGILDALIGTMSPLIPAIIGGSMVKLLAMILEMTGALPKGAPTLTILTVIGDGAFFFLPLMVAASAAVKFKTNMSLAIAIAGVLVHPSFIELMAKAAQGEHVEFAFIPVTAVKYTYTVIPALVMTWCLSYIERWVDRITPAVTKNFLKPMLIVLIAAPLSILLIGPLGIWIGSAISALVYTIHSYLGWLSVAIMGALWPLLVMTGMHRVFTPTIIQTIAETGKEGMVMPSEIGANLSLGGSSLAVAWKTKNPELRQTALAAAASAILAGISEPALYGVAVRLKRPLIASLISGFICGAVAGIAGLASHSMAAPGLFTSVQFFDPANPMTIVWVFGVMALAVVLSFVLTLMLGFEDIPQEEAAADARQRQASTQASHA, encoded by the coding sequence ATGTCTAAAAATTATGCAGCCCTGGCGCAGCAGATTATCACGGCAATTGGCGGCGCGGAGAACGTTGCTGCCGTCACCCACTGCATGACCCGCCTGCGTTTCGTGGTTAAAGATAACGAGCGGGTCGACAGCGCTACCCTGAAAGGGCTGAAAGGCGTACTCGGCGTGGTGCGTAGCGATAACCAGTGTCAGGTGATCGTCGGCAATACCGTCTCCCAGGCGTATCGCGAAGTGGTGGCGCTGCTGCCGGGGGATCTGCGCCCTGCCGAAACCCAGGGGAAACCGCCCATCACGCTGAAACGCATCGGCGCCGGGATCCTCGATGCGCTGATCGGCACCATGTCGCCGCTGATCCCGGCGATTATCGGCGGATCGATGGTCAAACTGCTGGCGATGATCTTAGAGATGACCGGCGCGCTGCCCAAAGGCGCGCCCACGTTGACCATTCTGACGGTGATTGGAGACGGCGCGTTCTTCTTCCTGCCGCTGATGGTCGCCGCCTCCGCGGCGGTGAAGTTCAAAACCAATATGTCGCTGGCGATTGCCATTGCCGGGGTGCTGGTGCATCCGAGCTTTATCGAGCTGATGGCCAAAGCCGCCCAGGGCGAGCACGTGGAGTTCGCCTTTATTCCGGTGACGGCGGTGAAATATACCTATACCGTGATCCCGGCGCTGGTGATGACCTGGTGCCTCTCTTATATCGAACGCTGGGTCGATCGTATCACCCCGGCGGTCACCAAAAACTTCCTTAAACCGATGCTGATCGTGCTCATCGCCGCTCCGCTGTCAATTCTGCTGATCGGCCCGCTCGGCATCTGGATCGGTAGCGCAATTTCCGCGCTGGTTTATACCATTCATAGCTACCTGGGCTGGCTGTCGGTGGCGATTATGGGCGCCCTGTGGCCGCTGCTGGTGATGACCGGGATGCACCGCGTTTTTACCCCGACTATTATTCAGACCATTGCCGAAACCGGTAAAGAGGGCATGGTGATGCCGTCGGAAATCGGCGCCAACCTGTCGCTGGGCGGCTCATCGCTGGCGGTGGCGTGGAAAACCAAAAACCCGGAATTACGCCAGACGGCGCTGGCGGCGGCGGCTTCCGCCATTCTGGCGGGAATCTCGGAACCCGCGCTGTACGGCGTGGCGGTGCGCCTGAAGCGACCGCTGATTGCCAGCCTGATCAGCGGCTTTATCTGCGGCGCGGTGGCCGGCATTGCCGGGCTCGCCAGCCACTCGATGGCGGCACCGGGACTATTTACCAGCGTCCAGTTTTTCGACCCGGCCAATCCGATGACCATCGTCTGGGTCTTTGGCGTCATGGCGCTGGCGGTAGTACTGTCGTTTGTCCTGACGCTGATGCTCGGCTTTGAAGATATTCCGCAAGAAGAAGCCGCCGCCGACGCCAGACAGCGCCAGGCCAGCACGCAAGCTTCTCACGCCTGA
- a CDS encoding 6-phospho-beta-glucosidase, giving the protein MATFPQGFLWGGALAANQSEGAYLEGGKGLTTVDTIPHGAHRLPVKLGLEKRFELRDDEFYPSHEAIDFYHRYKEDIALMAEMGFSVFRTSIAWSRLFPRGDELEPNQEGIAFYRSLFEECKKHHIEPLVTLCHFDVPMHLVTEYGSWRNRQMVEFFTRYARTCFEAFDGLVKYWLTFNEINIMLHSPYSGAGLVFEEGENQEQVKYQAAHHELIASALASKIAHEVNPQNQVGCMLAGGNFYPYSCKPEDVWMALEKDRENLLFIDIQARGAYPVWAARVFREKGVTIVKEAGDDEILRHTVDFVSFSYYASRCASAEMNAGNTNAANIVKSLKNPHIQASEWGWGIDPLGLRITMNMMYDRYQKPLFLVENGLGARDEIDANGEINDDYRISYLREHIKAMGDAIEDGIPVMGYTSWGCIDLVSASTGEMSKRYGFVYVDRDDAGHGTLARKRKKSFWWYKKVIASNGEDLA; this is encoded by the coding sequence ATGGCGACATTTCCACAGGGATTTTTATGGGGCGGCGCACTGGCCGCCAACCAGTCCGAAGGGGCATATCTGGAGGGCGGCAAAGGGCTGACCACCGTCGATACCATTCCCCACGGCGCTCACCGTCTGCCGGTCAAGCTGGGGCTGGAGAAACGCTTTGAACTGCGCGACGACGAGTTCTACCCGAGCCACGAGGCGATCGATTTTTATCATCGTTATAAAGAAGATATCGCCCTGATGGCGGAGATGGGCTTTAGCGTCTTCCGCACCTCTATCGCCTGGAGCCGCCTGTTTCCCCGGGGGGATGAGCTGGAACCAAACCAGGAAGGGATCGCCTTTTATCGCTCTCTTTTCGAGGAGTGCAAAAAGCACCATATCGAGCCGCTGGTCACGCTATGCCATTTCGACGTACCGATGCATCTGGTGACCGAATACGGCTCCTGGCGCAATCGTCAAATGGTGGAGTTCTTCACCCGCTATGCCCGCACCTGTTTTGAAGCTTTTGATGGTCTTGTGAAATACTGGCTCACCTTCAATGAAATCAACATTATGCTGCATAGTCCGTACTCCGGCGCCGGGTTGGTGTTTGAAGAGGGGGAAAATCAGGAGCAGGTAAAATATCAGGCCGCGCATCATGAGCTGATCGCCAGCGCCTTAGCCAGCAAAATCGCCCACGAGGTGAACCCGCAAAATCAGGTTGGCTGTATGCTGGCGGGCGGCAATTTCTATCCTTACTCCTGTAAGCCGGAAGATGTGTGGATGGCGCTGGAAAAAGATCGCGAGAACCTGCTTTTTATCGATATCCAGGCACGCGGCGCGTATCCGGTATGGGCGGCGCGGGTATTCCGCGAGAAAGGGGTGACTATCGTCAAAGAAGCGGGTGATGATGAGATCCTGCGCCATACCGTCGATTTCGTCTCCTTCAGCTACTACGCTTCACGCTGCGCCTCGGCGGAGATGAATGCCGGTAACACCAACGCCGCCAATATCGTCAAGTCGCTGAAGAATCCGCATATTCAGGCCAGCGAATGGGGCTGGGGCATTGACCCGCTCGGCCTGCGCATCACCATGAATATGATGTATGACCGCTACCAGAAACCGCTGTTCCTGGTGGAAAACGGCCTCGGCGCGCGCGATGAGATTGACGCTAACGGCGAGATCAACGACGACTATCGTATCAGCTATCTGCGCGAACATATTAAAGCGATGGGCGACGCCATTGAGGACGGTATTCCGGTGATGGGCTATACCAGCTGGGGCTGCATCGACCTGGTTTCCGCCTCAACCGGCGAGATGAGCAAGCGCTACGGCTTTGTCTACGTCGACCGCGACGATGCCGGCCACGGCACGCTGGCGCGCAAACGGAAGAAATCGTTCTGGTGGTATAAGAAGGTGATTGCCAGCAACGGGGAAGATTTGGCGTAG
- the hycI gene encoding hydrogenase maturation peptidase HycI, whose protein sequence is MTDVLLCVGNSMMGDDGAGPLLAEMCAANPVGDWVVIDGGSAPENDIVAIRELRPERLLIVDATDMGLNPGYIRIVDPDDIAEMFMMTTHNMPLNYLIDQLKEDVGEVIFLGIQPDIVGFYYPMTQPIKDAVEAVYARLDGWQGQGGFAALEAAEEPAFPG, encoded by the coding sequence GTGACTGACGTTTTACTCTGTGTCGGTAACAGCATGATGGGCGACGACGGCGCAGGTCCGCTGCTGGCGGAGATGTGCGCGGCCAATCCGGTTGGCGACTGGGTGGTGATCGACGGCGGCAGCGCGCCGGAAAACGATATTGTCGCCATCCGCGAGCTGCGCCCCGAGCGCCTGCTGATCGTCGACGCCACCGATATGGGGCTCAACCCCGGCTATATCCGCATTGTTGACCCGGACGATATCGCTGAAATGTTTATGATGACCACCCACAATATGCCGCTTAACTATCTTATCGATCAGCTAAAAGAGGATGTCGGCGAGGTGATTTTCTTGGGTATTCAGCCGGATATCGTCGGCTTTTATTACCCGATGACCCAGCCGATTAAGGACGCGGTCGAAGCGGTGTACGCGCGGCTTGATGGGTGGCAGGGGCAGGGCGGTTTTGCGGCGCTGGAAGCCGCAGAGGAGCCGGCGTTCCCCGGCTAA